Proteins encoded together in one Osmerus eperlanus chromosome 20, fOsmEpe2.1, whole genome shotgun sequence window:
- the nup153 gene encoding nuclear pore complex protein Nup153 isoform X2, with protein sequence MAATGGGKIRSRRYHIASKPYAKSKQQQQPGLISRVTDTVKSIVPSWLQKYFRNGEAAEGGGAVPGAGQDQEQAPPSNGNEDMAPPLDGRDSPEPTTSNTEPSTSRASLNLHDHVLSRPPLNRSHLHFPSLDSPSGHGAPGGSALFSQPSTSFAPPPFHASSSYSLVKEIKDSSSQHEDDNISTTSGFSSRASDKDVPASKTASLPQLWSPETDRTHSGPHPAQSSLKKPAFNLSVFGASSTSTMNSSVLSSSQLGDSPFYPGKTTYGGAAAARTGRSRLGTPYQAPVRRQMKAKPAGAQPCGVNSATARRILQSLERMSSPLADAKRIPSMATCPLNTSLDGTILERSHVLTKKRRLDSPRPPVQKLVIPSAASYSANRSMSFRPSLTPRGLARPLTPRDTPSRQSPQIPETVAGPSQSTSSLLYPLSSAPLSSAPLSSAPLSSAPLSSAPLSSAPLSNAPLSSTPVASAPGSGGGKMKRERTSTRPSSKRPDDETADVPDLPAISLPISTSSLPTFSFSSLPPATTTAAPMTPVAAELVNNKDLPAACSPPCAPFTFSSPIVMATAASPTSFSPSAGFTFSAPVAKTAPSVSNGNMDGHATSVRLSEMETEQAEEFEGPFKPAKALKQGSVLDLLKSPGFSSPVARLSPSPEPSVPSPPAVSTAPSSSGFGDMFKPPAGSWNCSVCMVQNKPSDTKCVACQSPQPSTSSSKTTPASGLQSTTAPVGFKGLFTTPAGTWDCDTCLVQNKPDVVKCVACETAKPGAGLKPSPTLPAFSGAKALSNTSSTSSGFAGFGDKFKKPEGAWECGTCMVQNKAQDSKCVACMSAKPGASSSPPPPSAAAPLLSFGDKFKKPEGSWECHVCMVQNKAADLQCVACQSAKPGATVEAKAFGSSSFGVSSDSGSGGFKFGTSSESTSGAGFQFGGSLTDSSSSNASAGGFKFGASSSESSSSGGFKFGGTLSDMSANNGGFKFGAGSSAAAASDDTQADPPSTGGFTFGASGGSASGNCSSGNEENRKPSVGGFSFGLSKPESTFGFPAASQDRKENGSPSADSTSTEAAPLFGSRATAEPSLTSTPLGGAAFGVPTSAENDLPAPSFTFGKPDEKEPFGFSGKEAESSQATSMGFSFSKADTPQEPAQPSFTFGKPEDKSEAVVDGPKPAFSFGQSTTDAVASNPKPVFGFIASTSAPSSTTPAPSLFGASITSAPSSTTPAPSLFGGSITSSSSTSAPSLFGAPITSAPAPSSTTPAPGIFGASITSALAPSSTTPAASLFGVPITSAPSSSTPAPNLFGAPINSAAATSSFLFGQTATSEAPPAFMFGQSQDSQGSQVALPSLNAAPAQPFLFGSAAGAPPAAPPSFTFGAAAPPAASTPAAVPSSGPSPFVFSPAPSAGFGSTQSPAFGQVSSQPTAPAFGAPAPSPFLGATSSQSPAFGAASVFGSAASSAPGGGFQFGGASAFGSASGSTGVFAFGGGPGGSPAPPSTPSLVPQPAAPGGGFTFAQPPAFNIGSTKNSFTPTPAGQNAIAGRKIKTAVRRRK encoded by the exons CAACAGCAGCCAGGCCTCATCAGTCGAGTCACAGACACAGTGAAGAGCATCGTTCCTTCCTGGTTGCAGAAATACTTCAGGAATGGGGAGGctgcggaggggggaggggccgtgCCAGGGGCGGGGCAGGACCAGGAACAGGCTCCTCCCTCTAACGGCAATGAGGATATGGCCCCTCCTCTCGATGGTCGGGACTCCCCGGAGCCCACCACCAGTAACACAG AGCCCTCAACGAGCAGGGCGTCCCTCAACCTCCACGACCACGTCCTGTCCCGGCCTCCCCTCAACCGCTCCCACCTCCACTTCCCCTCCCTGGACTCTCCCTCGGGGCATGGAGCTCCCGGGGGCTCGGCCCTCTtctcccagccctccacctccttcgcCCCGCCTCCCTTCCACGCCTCCTCCAGCTACTCCCTGGTGAAGGAGATCAAGGACTCCAGCTCGCAGCACGAGGACGACAACATCTCCACCACCAGCGGCTTCTCCTCCCGCGCATCAGATaaag ATGTCCCGGCCTCCAAGACAGCTTCCCTCCCCCAGCTGTGGTCCCCGGAGACGGACAGGACCCACTCCGGGCCCCACCCGGCCCAGTCAAGCCTGAAGAAGCCTGCCTTCAACCTGTCTGTGTTCGGAGCCTCCTCCACT tctacGATGAACAGCTCTGTGCTGAGCTCCAGCCAGCTGGGAGACTCCCCGTTCTATCCAGGCAAAACCACGTACGGAGGGGCGGCGGCGGCCAGGACGGGGCGCTCACGCCTGGGGACGCCGTACCAG gcCCCGGTGAGGAGGCAGATGAAGGCCAAGCCGGCAGGAGCCCAGCCGTGCGGGGTGAACAGCGCCACGGCTCGACGGATCCTGCAGTCCCTGGAGCGCATGTCCAGCCCTCTGGCT GATGCTAAGCGGATCCCTTCCATGGCCACCTGTCCTCTGAACACA TCTCTGGACGGCACCATCCTGGAGCGATCTCATGTGCTGACCaagaagaggagg CTGGACTCTCCGCGCCCCCCTGTTCAGAAGCTGGTCATCCCCTCTGCCGCCTCGTATTCAGCTAACCGATCCATGTCCTTCAGGCCCTCGCTGACCCCGAGGGGCCTGgcacgacccctgaccccaagaGACACG CCCTCAAGACAATCACCTCAGATACCAGAAACCGTTGCAGGTCCCTCTCAAAG CACAAGCAGCCTGCTCTACCCCCTGTCCAGCGCCCCCCTGTCCAGCGCCCCCCTGTCCAGCGCCCCCCTGTCCAGCGCCCCCCTGTCCAGCGCCCCCTTGTCCAGCGCCCCCCTGTCCAACGCCCCCTTGTCCAGCACCCCTGTAGCCAGCGCCCCAGGCTCTGGCGGGGGcaagatgaagagggagaggaccAGCACTCGACCCTCCTCCAAGCGCCCCGATGACGAG actgcTGATGTACCTGACCTACCAGCCATCTCTCTACCAATCAGCACTTCTAGTCTTCCCACCTTCagcttctcctcccttccccccgccACAACCACAGCCGCGCCCATGACTCCTGTGGCTGCCGAATTGGTCAACAACAAG GATCTTCCTGCCGCTTGCTCGCCCCCCTGCGCCCCGTTCACCTTCTCCTCGCCCATCGTCATGGCGACCGCCGCCAGCCCCACGTCCTTCTCGCCCTCC GCCGGATTCACCTTCAGCGCACCTGTAGCCAAAACCGCTCCCTCCGTGTCCAACGGCAACATGGACGGTCACGCAACTTCTGTCCGTCTGTCGGAGATGGAAACGG agcaggcagaggagtTCGAGGGTCCCTTCAAACCAGCCAAGGCCCTGAAGCAGGGCAGCGTGCTGGATCTGCTCAAATCTCCTG GTTTCTCCTCTCCGGTGGCAAGGCTGTCCCCCAGCCCAGAGCCCAGTGTCCCgtccccccctgctgtgtccacagccccctccagctccgGGTTCGGGGACATGTTCAAGCCACCGGCAGGCTCCTGGAACtgcagtgtgtgcatggtgCAGAACAAACCCAGCGACACCAAATGTGTGGCCTGTCAATCACCACAGCCCAGCACATCCTCCTCTAAAACAACACCTGCCTCAGGGCTGCAGAGTACTACAGCTCCCGTGGGCTTTAAGGGCCTCTTCACAACTCCTGCCGGGACCTGGGACTGCGACACGTGTCTGGTGCAGAACAAGCCCGATGTGGTCAAATGTGTGGCCTGCGAGACCGCCAAGCCTGGGGCTGGACTTAAACCCTCCCCGACTCTCCCTGCTTTCTCTGGGGCCAAGGCTCTGAGcaacacctcctccacctcgtcaGGGTTCGCCGGATTCGGGGACAAGTTCAAAAAGCCGGAGGGGGCGTGGGAATGTGGTACCTGTATGGTTCAGAACAAGGCGCAAGACAGCAAGTGTGTGGCCTGCATGAGTGCTAAACCAG GAGCATCatcgtcccctccccccccctccgctgCAGCCCCCCTGCTGAGCTTTGGGGACAAGTTTAAGAAGCCAGAAGGGAGCTGGGAGTGCCATGTATGCATGGTGCAGAACAAGGCTGCTGACCTCCAGTGTGTGGCCTGCCAGTCAGCCAAGCCTGGGGCCACGGTGGAGGCCAAAG CCTTCGGTTCGTCCTCTTTCGGCGTGTCGTCTGATTCTGGCTCTGGAGGGTTCAAGTTTGGCACCTCGTCAGAGTCTACCTCTGGTGCCGGCTTCCAGTTTGGCGGCAGCCTCACAGACTCCTCGTCCAGCAACGCCTCAGCCGGAGGATTCAAGTTTGGGGCTTCGTCCTCCGAGTCCTCTTCCTCTGGAGGGTTTAAGTTTGGAGGCACCTTGTCAGATATGTCTGCCAACAACGGAGGATTCAAATTCGGCGCGGGCTCCTCCGCGGCTGCCGCCAGCGACGACACACAGGCGGACCCTCCCAGCACAGGCGGGTTCACGTTTGGGGCCAGCGGGGGGTCGGCGTCGGGTAACTGCAGCTCCGGCAACGAGGAGAACAGAAAGCCCTCGGTGGGAGGCTTCTCGTTCGGACTCTCGAAACCAGAGTCCACGTTCGGCTTCCCCGCAGCCtcccaggacaggaaggagaacGGGTCGCCGTCCGCAGACAGCACGTCCACCGAGGCGGCTCCGCTGTTCGGGAGTCGAGCAACGGCTGAGCCCAGCCTGACCTCCACACCACTGGGGGGTGCCGCCTTTGGAGTGCCAACGTCCGCCGAGAATgatctccctgctccctctttcACGTTCGGGAAGCCCGATGAGAAGGAGCCGTTTGGTTTTAGcgggaaggaggcagagagctcTCAAGCGACATCTATGGGCTTCTCCTTCAGTAAAGCGGACACTCCCCAGGAGCCGGCCCAGCCCAGCTTCACCTTTGGGAAGCCGGAGGATAAGAGTGAGGCCGTCGTGGACGGGCCAAAGCCTGCCTTCAGCTTTGGTCAGAGCACTACAG ATGCTGTTGCCTCAAACCCCAAACCGGTGTTTGGTTTCATAGCCAGCACCTCCGCCCCCTCATCCACAACCCCGGCCCCTAGCCTCTTTGGGGCCTCCATCACCtctgctccctcatccaccaccccaGCCCCTAGCCTCTTTGGGGGTTCCataacctcctcttcctccacctcggcCCCTAGCCTTTTTGGGGCCCCAATCACCTCCGCCCctgccccctcatccaccaccccgGCCCCAGGTATTTTTGGGGCCTCCATCACCTCCGCCCTGGCCCCTTCATCCACCACCCCGGCCGCTAGCCTTTTTGGGGTCCCCATAACCTCCGCCccgtcctcctccaccccagcccctaACCTCTTTGGGGCCCCCATCAACTCTGCCGCAGCCACCAGCTCCTTCCTCTTTGGCCAGACCGCAACCAGCGAAGCCCCCCCAGCCTTCATGTTTGGGCAAAGCCAGGATAGCCAGGGCTCTCAGgtagccctcccctccctgaacGCAGCCCCCGCTCAGCCCTTCCTGTTTGGGTCTGCAGCCGGTGCCCCCCCGgctgctcccccctccttcaccttcGGGGCcgcagcgccccctgctgcctCAACCCCAG CAGCCGTCCCCTCGTCAGGCCCATCCCCCTTTGTCTTCAGCCCTGCCCCCTCTGCTGGGTTTGGCAGCACCCAGAGCCCCGCCTTCGGCCAGGTGTCGTCTCAGCCCACCGCCCCGGCCTTCGgggcccccgccccctcccccttcctgggGGCCACCTCCTCCCAGTCCCCCGCCTTTGGTGCTGCCTCCGTGTTCGGATCAGCAGCCAGCTCTGCTCCAG GAGGGGGGTTCCAGTTCGGTGGAGCCAGTGCCTTCGGCTCTGCCAGCGGCAGCACGGGGGTGTTCGCTTtcgggggaggaccaggggggtcACCCGCCCCCCCTTCTACTCCCTCCCTTGTGCCCCAGCCCGCAGCCCCAGGAGGGGGGTTCACCTTTGCACAGCCCCCTGCCTTCAACATTGG gtcaacCAAGAACAGCTTCACCCCGACCCCTGCGGGCCAGAACGCCATCGCTGGACGCAAGATCAAAACAGCTGTCCGACGCAGGAAGTAG
- the nup153 gene encoding nuclear pore complex protein Nup153 isoform X1: MAATGGGKIRSRRYHIASKPYAKSKQQQQPGLISRVTDTVKSIVPSWLQKYFRNGEAAEGGGAVPGAGQDQEQAPPSNGNEDMAPPLDGRDSPEPTTSNTEPSTSRASLNLHDHVLSRPPLNRSHLHFPSLDSPSGHGAPGGSALFSQPSTSFAPPPFHASSSYSLVKEIKDSSSQHEDDNISTTSGFSSRASDKDVPASKTASLPQLWSPETDRTHSGPHPAQSSLKKPAFNLSVFGASSTSTMNSSVLSSSQLGDSPFYPGKTTYGGAAAARTGRSRLGTPYQAPVRRQMKAKPAGAQPCGVNSATARRILQSLERMSSPLADAKRIPSMATCPLNTSLDGTILERSHVLTKKRRLDSPRPPVQKLVIPSAASYSANRSMSFRPSLTPRGLARPLTPRDTPSRQSPQIPETVAGPSQSTSSLLYPLSSAPLSSAPLSSAPLSSAPLSSAPLSSAPLSNAPLSSTPVASAPGSGGGKMKRERTSTRPSSKRPDDETADVPDLPAISLPISTSSLPTFSFSSLPPATTTAAPMTPVAAELVNNKDLPAACSPPCAPFTFSSPIVMATAASPTSFSPSAGFTFSAPVAKTAPSVSNGNMDGHATSVRLSEMETVNYTILDVTEQAEEFEGPFKPAKALKQGSVLDLLKSPGFSSPVARLSPSPEPSVPSPPAVSTAPSSSGFGDMFKPPAGSWNCSVCMVQNKPSDTKCVACQSPQPSTSSSKTTPASGLQSTTAPVGFKGLFTTPAGTWDCDTCLVQNKPDVVKCVACETAKPGAGLKPSPTLPAFSGAKALSNTSSTSSGFAGFGDKFKKPEGAWECGTCMVQNKAQDSKCVACMSAKPGASSSPPPPSAAAPLLSFGDKFKKPEGSWECHVCMVQNKAADLQCVACQSAKPGATVEAKAFGSSSFGVSSDSGSGGFKFGTSSESTSGAGFQFGGSLTDSSSSNASAGGFKFGASSSESSSSGGFKFGGTLSDMSANNGGFKFGAGSSAAAASDDTQADPPSTGGFTFGASGGSASGNCSSGNEENRKPSVGGFSFGLSKPESTFGFPAASQDRKENGSPSADSTSTEAAPLFGSRATAEPSLTSTPLGGAAFGVPTSAENDLPAPSFTFGKPDEKEPFGFSGKEAESSQATSMGFSFSKADTPQEPAQPSFTFGKPEDKSEAVVDGPKPAFSFGQSTTDAVASNPKPVFGFIASTSAPSSTTPAPSLFGASITSAPSSTTPAPSLFGGSITSSSSTSAPSLFGAPITSAPAPSSTTPAPGIFGASITSALAPSSTTPAASLFGVPITSAPSSSTPAPNLFGAPINSAAATSSFLFGQTATSEAPPAFMFGQSQDSQGSQVALPSLNAAPAQPFLFGSAAGAPPAAPPSFTFGAAAPPAASTPAAVPSSGPSPFVFSPAPSAGFGSTQSPAFGQVSSQPTAPAFGAPAPSPFLGATSSQSPAFGAASVFGSAASSAPGGGFQFGGASAFGSASGSTGVFAFGGGPGGSPAPPSTPSLVPQPAAPGGGFTFAQPPAFNIGSTKNSFTPTPAGQNAIAGRKIKTAVRRRK, from the exons CAACAGCAGCCAGGCCTCATCAGTCGAGTCACAGACACAGTGAAGAGCATCGTTCCTTCCTGGTTGCAGAAATACTTCAGGAATGGGGAGGctgcggaggggggaggggccgtgCCAGGGGCGGGGCAGGACCAGGAACAGGCTCCTCCCTCTAACGGCAATGAGGATATGGCCCCTCCTCTCGATGGTCGGGACTCCCCGGAGCCCACCACCAGTAACACAG AGCCCTCAACGAGCAGGGCGTCCCTCAACCTCCACGACCACGTCCTGTCCCGGCCTCCCCTCAACCGCTCCCACCTCCACTTCCCCTCCCTGGACTCTCCCTCGGGGCATGGAGCTCCCGGGGGCTCGGCCCTCTtctcccagccctccacctccttcgcCCCGCCTCCCTTCCACGCCTCCTCCAGCTACTCCCTGGTGAAGGAGATCAAGGACTCCAGCTCGCAGCACGAGGACGACAACATCTCCACCACCAGCGGCTTCTCCTCCCGCGCATCAGATaaag ATGTCCCGGCCTCCAAGACAGCTTCCCTCCCCCAGCTGTGGTCCCCGGAGACGGACAGGACCCACTCCGGGCCCCACCCGGCCCAGTCAAGCCTGAAGAAGCCTGCCTTCAACCTGTCTGTGTTCGGAGCCTCCTCCACT tctacGATGAACAGCTCTGTGCTGAGCTCCAGCCAGCTGGGAGACTCCCCGTTCTATCCAGGCAAAACCACGTACGGAGGGGCGGCGGCGGCCAGGACGGGGCGCTCACGCCTGGGGACGCCGTACCAG gcCCCGGTGAGGAGGCAGATGAAGGCCAAGCCGGCAGGAGCCCAGCCGTGCGGGGTGAACAGCGCCACGGCTCGACGGATCCTGCAGTCCCTGGAGCGCATGTCCAGCCCTCTGGCT GATGCTAAGCGGATCCCTTCCATGGCCACCTGTCCTCTGAACACA TCTCTGGACGGCACCATCCTGGAGCGATCTCATGTGCTGACCaagaagaggagg CTGGACTCTCCGCGCCCCCCTGTTCAGAAGCTGGTCATCCCCTCTGCCGCCTCGTATTCAGCTAACCGATCCATGTCCTTCAGGCCCTCGCTGACCCCGAGGGGCCTGgcacgacccctgaccccaagaGACACG CCCTCAAGACAATCACCTCAGATACCAGAAACCGTTGCAGGTCCCTCTCAAAG CACAAGCAGCCTGCTCTACCCCCTGTCCAGCGCCCCCCTGTCCAGCGCCCCCCTGTCCAGCGCCCCCCTGTCCAGCGCCCCCCTGTCCAGCGCCCCCTTGTCCAGCGCCCCCCTGTCCAACGCCCCCTTGTCCAGCACCCCTGTAGCCAGCGCCCCAGGCTCTGGCGGGGGcaagatgaagagggagaggaccAGCACTCGACCCTCCTCCAAGCGCCCCGATGACGAG actgcTGATGTACCTGACCTACCAGCCATCTCTCTACCAATCAGCACTTCTAGTCTTCCCACCTTCagcttctcctcccttccccccgccACAACCACAGCCGCGCCCATGACTCCTGTGGCTGCCGAATTGGTCAACAACAAG GATCTTCCTGCCGCTTGCTCGCCCCCCTGCGCCCCGTTCACCTTCTCCTCGCCCATCGTCATGGCGACCGCCGCCAGCCCCACGTCCTTCTCGCCCTCC GCCGGATTCACCTTCAGCGCACCTGTAGCCAAAACCGCTCCCTCCGTGTCCAACGGCAACATGGACGGTCACGCAACTTCTGTCCGTCTGTCGGAGATGGAAACGG TCAACTACACGATTCTTGATGTTacagagcaggcagaggagtTCGAGGGTCCCTTCAAACCAGCCAAGGCCCTGAAGCAGGGCAGCGTGCTGGATCTGCTCAAATCTCCTG GTTTCTCCTCTCCGGTGGCAAGGCTGTCCCCCAGCCCAGAGCCCAGTGTCCCgtccccccctgctgtgtccacagccccctccagctccgGGTTCGGGGACATGTTCAAGCCACCGGCAGGCTCCTGGAACtgcagtgtgtgcatggtgCAGAACAAACCCAGCGACACCAAATGTGTGGCCTGTCAATCACCACAGCCCAGCACATCCTCCTCTAAAACAACACCTGCCTCAGGGCTGCAGAGTACTACAGCTCCCGTGGGCTTTAAGGGCCTCTTCACAACTCCTGCCGGGACCTGGGACTGCGACACGTGTCTGGTGCAGAACAAGCCCGATGTGGTCAAATGTGTGGCCTGCGAGACCGCCAAGCCTGGGGCTGGACTTAAACCCTCCCCGACTCTCCCTGCTTTCTCTGGGGCCAAGGCTCTGAGcaacacctcctccacctcgtcaGGGTTCGCCGGATTCGGGGACAAGTTCAAAAAGCCGGAGGGGGCGTGGGAATGTGGTACCTGTATGGTTCAGAACAAGGCGCAAGACAGCAAGTGTGTGGCCTGCATGAGTGCTAAACCAG GAGCATCatcgtcccctccccccccctccgctgCAGCCCCCCTGCTGAGCTTTGGGGACAAGTTTAAGAAGCCAGAAGGGAGCTGGGAGTGCCATGTATGCATGGTGCAGAACAAGGCTGCTGACCTCCAGTGTGTGGCCTGCCAGTCAGCCAAGCCTGGGGCCACGGTGGAGGCCAAAG CCTTCGGTTCGTCCTCTTTCGGCGTGTCGTCTGATTCTGGCTCTGGAGGGTTCAAGTTTGGCACCTCGTCAGAGTCTACCTCTGGTGCCGGCTTCCAGTTTGGCGGCAGCCTCACAGACTCCTCGTCCAGCAACGCCTCAGCCGGAGGATTCAAGTTTGGGGCTTCGTCCTCCGAGTCCTCTTCCTCTGGAGGGTTTAAGTTTGGAGGCACCTTGTCAGATATGTCTGCCAACAACGGAGGATTCAAATTCGGCGCGGGCTCCTCCGCGGCTGCCGCCAGCGACGACACACAGGCGGACCCTCCCAGCACAGGCGGGTTCACGTTTGGGGCCAGCGGGGGGTCGGCGTCGGGTAACTGCAGCTCCGGCAACGAGGAGAACAGAAAGCCCTCGGTGGGAGGCTTCTCGTTCGGACTCTCGAAACCAGAGTCCACGTTCGGCTTCCCCGCAGCCtcccaggacaggaaggagaacGGGTCGCCGTCCGCAGACAGCACGTCCACCGAGGCGGCTCCGCTGTTCGGGAGTCGAGCAACGGCTGAGCCCAGCCTGACCTCCACACCACTGGGGGGTGCCGCCTTTGGAGTGCCAACGTCCGCCGAGAATgatctccctgctccctctttcACGTTCGGGAAGCCCGATGAGAAGGAGCCGTTTGGTTTTAGcgggaaggaggcagagagctcTCAAGCGACATCTATGGGCTTCTCCTTCAGTAAAGCGGACACTCCCCAGGAGCCGGCCCAGCCCAGCTTCACCTTTGGGAAGCCGGAGGATAAGAGTGAGGCCGTCGTGGACGGGCCAAAGCCTGCCTTCAGCTTTGGTCAGAGCACTACAG ATGCTGTTGCCTCAAACCCCAAACCGGTGTTTGGTTTCATAGCCAGCACCTCCGCCCCCTCATCCACAACCCCGGCCCCTAGCCTCTTTGGGGCCTCCATCACCtctgctccctcatccaccaccccaGCCCCTAGCCTCTTTGGGGGTTCCataacctcctcttcctccacctcggcCCCTAGCCTTTTTGGGGCCCCAATCACCTCCGCCCctgccccctcatccaccaccccgGCCCCAGGTATTTTTGGGGCCTCCATCACCTCCGCCCTGGCCCCTTCATCCACCACCCCGGCCGCTAGCCTTTTTGGGGTCCCCATAACCTCCGCCccgtcctcctccaccccagcccctaACCTCTTTGGGGCCCCCATCAACTCTGCCGCAGCCACCAGCTCCTTCCTCTTTGGCCAGACCGCAACCAGCGAAGCCCCCCCAGCCTTCATGTTTGGGCAAAGCCAGGATAGCCAGGGCTCTCAGgtagccctcccctccctgaacGCAGCCCCCGCTCAGCCCTTCCTGTTTGGGTCTGCAGCCGGTGCCCCCCCGgctgctcccccctccttcaccttcGGGGCcgcagcgccccctgctgcctCAACCCCAG CAGCCGTCCCCTCGTCAGGCCCATCCCCCTTTGTCTTCAGCCCTGCCCCCTCTGCTGGGTTTGGCAGCACCCAGAGCCCCGCCTTCGGCCAGGTGTCGTCTCAGCCCACCGCCCCGGCCTTCGgggcccccgccccctcccccttcctgggGGCCACCTCCTCCCAGTCCCCCGCCTTTGGTGCTGCCTCCGTGTTCGGATCAGCAGCCAGCTCTGCTCCAG GAGGGGGGTTCCAGTTCGGTGGAGCCAGTGCCTTCGGCTCTGCCAGCGGCAGCACGGGGGTGTTCGCTTtcgggggaggaccaggggggtcACCCGCCCCCCCTTCTACTCCCTCCCTTGTGCCCCAGCCCGCAGCCCCAGGAGGGGGGTTCACCTTTGCACAGCCCCCTGCCTTCAACATTGG gtcaacCAAGAACAGCTTCACCCCGACCCCTGCGGGCCAGAACGCCATCGCTGGACGCAAGATCAAAACAGCTGTCCGACGCAGGAAGTAG
- the LOC134041022 gene encoding tektin-2-like — MKEQTQKNLLILLDQLRDLRNMRALLTADERDKGQAAELNGRCLSFNLHSPNLGYKYQPCHVAQGTVSYSQWTSHCRELKQTSEKLALHCGQFRGTMQYNLSKLMSALETQRCATDFSLRKRVKELSRAKESLDWEKQQVEDVVGELVRDKQKVMTSGSEQQVAHTCLDTLAQRPNQELCMDQPHVGLLLENMNLSRNTYVLKKKLALSERTLEALYRNLMTLDEHLASKTRALDIDRHCLDTRRRLVPLRGTVVVNGHGQQPQAPGLLQAPGLLQAPGLSSRLQVSSRLQVSPHRPSSCQRQL, encoded by the exons atgaaggagcaGACCCAGAAgaacctcctcatcctcctggaccagctcag GGATCTGAGGAACATGCGGGCCCTTCTGACAGCTGATGAAAGGGATAAGGGCCAAGCTGCCGAGCTAAACGGACGCTGCTTGAGCTTTAACCTGCATTCACCCAACCTGGGCTACAAGTACCAACCCTGCCACGTAGcccaggg CACTGTGAGCTACAGCCAGTGGACGTCCCACTGCAGAGAGCTGAAGCAGACATCTGAGAAGTTGGCCCTTCACTGTGGCCAGTTCAGAGGGACCATGCAGTACAACCTGTCTAAG ctgatgAGTGCGCTGGAGACCCAGCGATGTGCCACTGACTTCAGTCTGAGGAAGAGGGTGAAGGAGCTGAGCAGAGCCAAGGAGTCACTGGACTGGGAGAAACAGCAG GTGGAGGATGTGGTGGGGGAGCTGGTCAGGGACAAGCAGAAGGTCATGACCTCTGGCTCAGAGCAACAGGTAGCCCATACCTGTCTGGACACCCTGGCCCAGAGGCCCAATCAGGAACTCTGCatggaccag CCTCACGTTGGCCTCCTGCTAGAAAATATGAACCTGAGCAGGAACACGTACGTCCTGAAGAAGAAGCTGGCCCTCTCAGA GAGAACCTTGGAGGCCTTATACAGGAACCTGATGACCTTGGATGAGCACCTGGCCTCCAAGACACGTGCCCTGGACATCGACAGGCACTGCCTGGATACCCGTCGGCGTCTCGTGCCCCTGAGAGGGACGGTCGTGGTCAATGGTCATGGTCAACAGCCCCAGGCTCCAggtctcctccaggctccaggtctcctccaggctccaggtctctcctccaggctccaggtctcctccaggctccaggtCTCTCCTCACCGGCCGTCCTCCTGTCAGAGACAGCTGTGA